A part of Solicola gregarius genomic DNA contains:
- a CDS encoding globin domain-containing protein translates to MDTAQLKDSWNLVAKSGDDVPLFFYSHLFLSHPELRSMFPVSMSQQRDKLVGALANIVTHVDELDEVVPFIGSLGSDHRRFAVEPEHYDAVGASLLATLQHFLGNRWTDELAGDWAAAYGIIAKVMIDGAAKSAETTPSWWNAEVVSTERRSVDVSAILLRPDQPLTYRPGQSMAIEVPQRPRLWRYYSPANAPRDDGLIELHVQVVDGGQVSSAMVRTLRKGDTVKVGAPVGEALTLEDPPERVLMVAGGTGLAPLRAVAEQLDDHWKQQGSGPKVDLFHGVRMPWNLYDDDALTALADRPWFDYHAAVSDDPSWRGLRGPVGTVAAEHGPWSGGTALVCGSPAMVQHTVIELTEAAGIPRSDIRHEHFGDGGYQPVFAQHDAGGQS, encoded by the coding sequence ATGGACACTGCGCAACTCAAGGACTCCTGGAACCTCGTCGCGAAGTCCGGCGACGACGTCCCACTGTTCTTCTATTCACACCTGTTCTTGTCGCACCCCGAGCTCCGGTCGATGTTCCCGGTCTCGATGTCTCAGCAGCGCGACAAGCTCGTCGGCGCGCTGGCCAACATCGTCACCCACGTCGACGAGCTCGACGAGGTCGTGCCGTTCATCGGTTCGCTGGGCTCGGACCATCGGCGCTTCGCCGTCGAGCCGGAGCACTACGACGCCGTCGGTGCCTCGTTGCTGGCGACGCTTCAGCACTTCCTCGGCAATCGCTGGACCGACGAGCTCGCCGGAGACTGGGCGGCCGCGTACGGAATCATCGCGAAGGTCATGATCGACGGGGCGGCGAAGTCCGCGGAGACCACCCCGTCATGGTGGAACGCCGAGGTCGTGTCGACGGAGCGTCGCAGTGTCGACGTCTCGGCGATCCTGCTTCGACCGGACCAGCCACTGACGTACCGTCCGGGTCAGTCCATGGCGATCGAGGTCCCCCAGCGCCCGCGCCTGTGGCGCTACTACAGCCCGGCCAACGCGCCCCGCGACGACGGCCTGATCGAGCTGCACGTACAGGTCGTCGACGGCGGCCAGGTCAGTTCCGCGATGGTACGTACGCTGCGGAAGGGCGACACCGTGAAGGTCGGCGCCCCGGTCGGCGAGGCGTTGACCCTGGAGGACCCGCCCGAGCGAGTGTTGATGGTCGCGGGCGGCACCGGACTCGCACCGCTGCGAGCGGTCGCCGAGCAGCTCGACGATCACTGGAAGCAGCAGGGAAGCGGGCCCAAGGTCGACCTGTTCCACGGCGTGCGGATGCCGTGGAACCTCTACGACGACGACGCTCTGACCGCGTTGGCGGACCGACCGTGGTTCGACTACCACGCCGCCGTCTCGGACGATCCGAGCTGGCGCGGACTCCGTGGTCCGGTCGGCACCGTCGCCGCGGAGCACGGCCCATGGAGCGGCGGTACTGCCCTGGTGTGCGGTTCGCCGGCCATGGTGCAGCACACCGTCATCGAGCTGACCGAGGCGGCCGGGATCCCCCGATCCGATATCCGCCATGAACATTTCGGCGACGGCGGCTACCAGCCCGTCTTCGCCCAGCACGATGCAGGAGGCCAGTCGTGA
- a CDS encoding group I truncated hemoglobin: protein MSDDATRPETGDSDYSRIGGGRAVSAVVDRFYDLILDDPDLSGYFANTRMEHLKRHQVKLVSHLLGGPVEYDGRDLRTAHTGMDIGEADFDRVVTHLVSALSEAGVPDDVIGRLGGTLGAAKADIVSAS, encoded by the coding sequence ATGTCCGACGACGCGACGCGTCCTGAGACCGGCGACAGCGACTACTCGAGGATCGGCGGTGGCCGCGCTGTGAGCGCGGTGGTCGATCGGTTCTATGACCTGATCCTCGACGACCCGGACCTGTCCGGGTACTTCGCGAACACCCGGATGGAGCATCTCAAACGGCACCAGGTGAAGCTCGTCTCACACCTGCTCGGCGGCCCCGTCGAGTACGACGGGCGTGACCTGCGTACGGCACACACCGGCATGGACATCGGCGAGGCGGACTTCGACCGCGTCGTCACCCATCTGGTGTCGGCGCTGAGCGAGGCCGGCGTACCCGACGATGTGATCGGGCGCCTCGGGGGCACTCTCGGCGCGGCCAAAGCCGACATCGTCAGCGCGTCCTGA